A stretch of DNA from Streptomyces spiramyceticus:
CAGAACCGCGACATCGAAGTGAAGAACACCGAGATCGAAGAGGCCAGGCAGGTCCTGGAGGAGCGTGCCGAGCAGCTCGCGGTCTCGATGCGCTACAAGTCCGAGTTCCTGGCGAACATGTCGCACGAGCTGCGCACACCGCTCAACTCGCTGCTCATCCTGGCCAAGCTGCTCGCCGACAACGCGGAGGGCAATCTCTCCCCGAAGCAGGTGGAGTTCGCCGAGACGATCCACGGAGCGGGCTCCGACCTGCTCCAGCTGATCAACGACATCCTCGACCTGTCAAAGGTCGAGGCGGGCAAGATGGACGTCAGCCCGACCCGGATCGCGCTGGTCCAGCTCGTCGACTACGTCGAGGCGACCTTCCGGCCGCTCACCGCGGAGAAGGGGCTCGACTTCTCCGTACGAGTGTCTCCGGAACTGCCCGCGACGCTTCACACGGACGAGCAGCGGCTGTTGCAGGTGCTGCGCAATCTCCTGTCCAACGCGGTGAAGTTCACCGACACGGGGGCCGTCGAGCTCGTCATCCGGCCGGCCAGCGCCGACGTACCGAACGCGATCCGCGAGCAGCTTCTGGAGGCCGGTTCGCTGCGCGACCCGGACGGTGATCTCATCGCCTTCTCGGTGACCGACACCGGTATCGGGATCGCGGCGAGCAAGATGCGGGTGATCTTCGAGGCGTTCAAGCAGGCCGACGGGACGACCAGCAGGAAGTACGGCGGCACGGGCCTCGGCCTGTCCATCAGCCGGGAGATCGCCCGTCTCCTCGGCGGCGAGATCCACGCGGCGAGCGAGCCGGGCCGCGGATCGACCTTCACGCTCTATCTGCCGCTGAACCCGAGCGAACTGCCGCCCCAGGGTTACCCGCAGATCTCCCCCGGCGGTATGGAGCCGCTGCGCGGCAGCAGCTCCGACGACGCTGCGGCGCAGGGCGCGGTCCAGCAGACCGGCCCGGCCCCGCTGGCCTCCGACCCGCAGACCGGGCCCGCAGGGCTGTTCCGGCGGCGCCGCAAGGCGGTGGGCGGTACGGATCACCGGGCCGCGCTGCCGGGCCAGACGTCGGGGACGCCGTCGGCACAGGGCGGTCAGGAGTCCTGGACGCCGAACGGGCAGGAGACGGCGCCGGAGCCGCGTCGCGGCATCATGTTCAACAGTGAGAAGGTGCTGATCGTCGACGACGACATCCGCAATGTCTTCGCGCTCACCAGCGTGCTGGAGCAGCACGGGCTGTCCGTGCTGTACGCGGAGAACGGTCGGGAGGGCATCGAAGTCCTGGAGCAGCACGACGATGTGACGGTCGTACTGATGGACATCATGATGCCGGAAATGGACGGCTATGCGACGACCACGGCGATCCGCAGGATGCCGCAGTTCGCCGGGCTGCCGATCATCGCGCTGACGGCGAAGGCGATGAAGGGCGACCGGGAGAAGGCCATCGAGTCCGGCGCTTCCGACTACGTTACGAAGCCGGTCGATCCTGACCATCTGCTGACGGTGATGGATCAATGGATGCGTGGGGAGTGATCGTTGGCTGTACGTGTACCGGCGGGTTGCTGACTGACTGTGGCCGAAGGCGTGTGAGGCGGCGGGATACGGGGAACCTTCTGGTCTCCCACTGCGTTTCTGCTACGTGCACAGTGACATCGCGGTGACAGGGTGTGGCGACAGGCAGGGTGCGGCTACCATGACCGGCACAAGGACGGGCGACGCAAGAGAGTCGTCCCCTGGGGCGGCGCCCGGTGCACTTCCGGGGCGAGGAGGACGGGCCATGGTTCAGAAGGCCAAGATCCTCCTGGTCGATGACCGGCCGGAGAATCTGTTGGCGCTGGAGGCCATCCTCTCTGCGCTCGATCAGACACTGGTACGGGCATCGTCAGGGGAGGAAGCGCTCAAAGCGCTGCTGACGGACGACTTTGCGGTCATTCTGCTGGACGTCCAGATGCCGGGCATGGACGGTTTCGAGACCGCCGCGCACATCAAGCGGCGAGAACGGACCCGGGACATCCCGATCATCTTTCTCACCGCGATCAACCACGGTCCGCACCACACCTTCCGGGGTTATGCGGCCGGCGCCGTGGACTACATCTCGAAGCCCTTCGACCCGTGGGTGCTGCGCGCCAAGGTCTCGGTCTTCGTCGAGCTGTACATGAAGAACTGTCAGCTGCGTGAGCAGGCCGCGCTGCTGCGTCTCCAGCTGGAGGGCGGCGGCCAGGCGGGCGGCATGGGCGACGCGAAGGAGCCCGCGGGGCTCCTCGCCGAACTCTCCGCACGGCTCGCGGCGGTTGAGGAGCAGGCGGAGGCGCTCTCCAAGCAGCTCGACGACGACTCGGCCGATGCGGCGGCCGTCGCCACCGCGGCCCACCTGGAGCGGAAGCTGACCGGCCTGCGCCGGGCGCTGGATGCACTCGAACCGGGCACAAGCGGCAGCGCACCGCCTTTTCCGTCGCAGAACTGAGTTGCTGCGCCGAGTCGCAGGACTGAGGCGTAGAACCGAGCCGTAGAACTGAGCTATGGGACTGGGCCGTAGGACTGGGCGGGGCGTATGAGTCGCTGAGGGTGTGTCAGCTTGCGGCCCATGGTGCACGACACGAACGGGTGAAGCGGTGGGCACACGTGTCCACCCGGCCCCACACCGGTAACCTCACCACCATGGCCTCACGTACGTCCGGCAAGGGTTCCCAGGGCACGGCGGGCACCGCGAAGCCGCGCGCCGGCCGTACCACCGGCGCCGCGAAGAAAGCGGCGCCTGCCAAGAAGAGCACCGCGAAGAAGACCGCGCCCGCGAAAAAGGCGCCTGCGAAGAAGGCCGCCGCCAAGAAGGCGGCGGCCAGTTCCGCACCCAAGGCGGCGCCGTCCCCCACCGGGGGCGTGTACCGGCTTGTACGCGCCCTCTGGCTCGGCCTCGCGCACGGCGTGGGCGCGATGTTCCGGGGCATAGGCCGCGGCGCGAAGGGACTCGACCCCGCGCACCGCAAGGACGGCCTCGCACTGCTCCTGCTCGGTCTCGCACTGATCGTCGCGGCCGGCACCTGGGCCCAACTGCGCGGTCCCGTCGGCGACCTCGTCGAGATGCTCGTGACGGGTGCCTTCGGGCGGCTCGACCTGCTCGTGCCGATACTGCTCGGCGCCATCGCCGTACGGCTGATCCTGCATCCGGAGAAGCCCGAGGCCAACGGCCGGATCGTCATCGGGCTCTCCGCCCTCGTGATCGGCGTACTCGGCCAGGTGCACGTCGCCTGCGGGGCGCCCGGGCGCGGTGACGGCACCGAGGCGATGCAGGACGCCGGCGGGCTGATCGGCTGGGCCGCCTCCATGCCGCTGATCTTCACCATGGGCGACGTACTCGCCGTACCGCTTCTGCTGCTGCTCACGGTCTTCGGGCTGCTGGTGGTCACCGCGACGCCGGTCAATGCCATCCCGCAGCGGCTGCGGCAGCTCGGCGTCAAGCTGGGGATCGTGGCGCCGCCGCCCGGGGCGCAGGAGAGCGACGACGACCGGTACGACGAACAGTGGCGCGAAGCGCTGCCCGCGGGCGCGCGCCGTTCAACCGCGCGCCGCAGCCACGCGCCGGCGGACTATGACCCCGGTCAGGCCGAGGAGGAGGCGCTCGTCCAGCGCCGTCGGCCGCGCAGGCCCTCCGTGCAGCCCGCGCCCGCGCGCGCCATGGACGCCGTGGACGTGGCCGCGGCCGCAGCCGCCGCGCTGGACGGCGCGGTACTGAACGGGCTGCCGCCCTCGCCGCTCGTGGCGGACCTGACGCAGGGGGTCTCCGGGGAGCGGACGGCCGCCGTGCCCGGGGCACGGGAGGCGGACGGGGCGACGCCGACACCGGCCTCCGTGTCCGGGGCCCGGCTGCCCGTGGCGGATCTGACGAAGGCGCCCCCCGAGGAATCCCAGCCGCTGCCGCCCCGCGCCGAGCAGCTCCAGCTCGCCGGGGACATCACGTACGCCCTGCCCTCGCTGGACCTGCTGGAGCGGGGAGGCCCCGGCAAGACGCGCAGCGCCGCCAACGACATCGTCGTCGCCTCGCTGACGAACGTCTTCACCGAGTTCAAGGTCGACGCGGCCGTCACCGGCTTCACCCGTGGTCCGACGGTCACGCGCTACGAGGTGGAACTCGGCCCCGCCGTCAAGGTCGAGCGGATCACGGCACTGACCAAGAACATCGCGTACGCCGTCGCCAGTCCGGACGTACGCATCATCAGTCCCATCCCCGGCAAGTCCGCCGTCGGCATCGAGATCCCCAACACCGAC
This window harbors:
- a CDS encoding DNA translocase FtsK — protein: MASRTSGKGSQGTAGTAKPRAGRTTGAAKKAAPAKKSTAKKTAPAKKAPAKKAAAKKAAASSAPKAAPSPTGGVYRLVRALWLGLAHGVGAMFRGIGRGAKGLDPAHRKDGLALLLLGLALIVAAGTWAQLRGPVGDLVEMLVTGAFGRLDLLVPILLGAIAVRLILHPEKPEANGRIVIGLSALVIGVLGQVHVACGAPGRGDGTEAMQDAGGLIGWAASMPLIFTMGDVLAVPLLLLLTVFGLLVVTATPVNAIPQRLRQLGVKLGIVAPPPGAQESDDDRYDEQWREALPAGARRSTARRSHAPADYDPGQAEEEALVQRRRPRRPSVQPAPARAMDAVDVAAAAAAALDGAVLNGLPPSPLVADLTQGVSGERTAAVPGAREADGATPTPASVSGARLPVADLTKAPPEESQPLPPRAEQLQLAGDITYALPSLDLLERGGPGKTRSAANDIVVASLTNVFTEFKVDAAVTGFTRGPTVTRYEVELGPAVKVERITALTKNIAYAVASPDVRIISPIPGKSAVGIEIPNTDREMVNLGDVLRLADAAEDDHPMLVALGKDVEGGYVMANLAKMPHVLVAGATGSGKSSCINCLITSVMVRATPDDVRMVLVDPKRVELTAYEGIPHLITPIITNPKRAAEALQWVVREMDLRYDDLAAYGFRHIDDFNQAVRNGKVSAPAGSERELSPYPYLLVIVDELADLMMVAPRDVEDSIVRITQLARAAGIHLVLATQRPSVDVVTGLIKANVPSRLAFATSSLADSRVILDQPGAEKLIGKGDGLFLPMGANKPTRMQGAFVTEDEVSAIVRHCKEQMAPVFREDVVVGTAKKKEIDEDIGDDLDLLCQAAELVVSTQFGSTSMLQRKLRVGFAKAGRLMDLMESRGIVGPSEGSKARDVLVKPDELDGMLAVIRGESHP
- a CDS encoding ATP-binding protein → TESVNEMAGNLTRQVRAIAAVATAVTRGDLNLKIDVDAAGEIQVLQDNINTMIANLRDTTLANKEQDWLKGNLARISGLMQGRRDLDDVASLIMSELTPVVSAQHGAFFLALTTRGNSEVGADEDSPYELRMRGSYGYSAGSMPTSFKPGETLIGTAAEEKRTILVDNVPPGYLKISSGLGEAPPAHVIVLPVLFEGKVLGVIELASFQPFTQIQKDFLNQIAEMIATSVNTISVNTKTEVLLEQSQELTEQLRERSEELENRQKALQASNAELEEKAELLAQQNRDIEVKNTEIEEARQVLEERAEQLAVSMRYKSEFLANMSHELRTPLNSLLILAKLLADNAEGNLSPKQVEFAETIHGAGSDLLQLINDILDLSKVEAGKMDVSPTRIALVQLVDYVEATFRPLTAEKGLDFSVRVSPELPATLHTDEQRLLQVLRNLLSNAVKFTDTGAVELVIRPASADVPNAIREQLLEAGSLRDPDGDLIAFSVTDTGIGIAASKMRVIFEAFKQADGTTSRKYGGTGLGLSISREIARLLGGEIHAASEPGRGSTFTLYLPLNPSELPPQGYPQISPGGMEPLRGSSSDDAAAQGAVQQTGPAPLASDPQTGPAGLFRRRRKAVGGTDHRAALPGQTSGTPSAQGGQESWTPNGQETAPEPRRGIMFNSEKVLIVDDDIRNVFALTSVLEQHGLSVLYAENGREGIEVLEQHDDVTVVLMDIMMPEMDGYATTTAIRRMPQFAGLPIIALTAKAMKGDREKAIESGASDYVTKPVDPDHLLTVMDQWMRGE
- a CDS encoding response regulator codes for the protein MVQKAKILLVDDRPENLLALEAILSALDQTLVRASSGEEALKALLTDDFAVILLDVQMPGMDGFETAAHIKRRERTRDIPIIFLTAINHGPHHTFRGYAAGAVDYISKPFDPWVLRAKVSVFVELYMKNCQLREQAALLRLQLEGGGQAGGMGDAKEPAGLLAELSARLAAVEEQAEALSKQLDDDSADAAAVATAAHLERKLTGLRRALDALEPGTSGSAPPFPSQN